A stretch of Prunus dulcis chromosome 6, ALMONDv2, whole genome shotgun sequence DNA encodes these proteins:
- the LOC117631150 gene encoding protein root UVB sensitive 5, which translates to MPWGAVQLSLPTCAFESSRKPLNFRHCHFRIACSSSSSSESNLQKGDEDENQADHGRNRGRPHVILVERYGNGTAKRYVVDDDLKVQTFIEEERSLVSNNSESSHFSNSTLSWLPDIVKDFIFPAGFPGSVSDDYLLYMLLQFPTNVTAWICHTLVTSSLLKAVGVGSFSGSTAAASAAAIRWVSKDGIGAVGRLFIGGRFGNVFDDDPKQWRLYADFIGSAGSIFDLTTPLYPAYFLPLASLGNLAKAVARGLKDPSNRVIQNHFAVEGNLGEIAAKEEVWEVAAQLLGLGLGILFLDTPGLVRAYPVLATTWMVMRLLHLWLRYQSLSVLQFNSLNLKRARILVKSHVLHSIVPGSVDCNREENILLWPRFMTPRITFGVPLEEMLFGERTAPMLKALLELYTKEKYILVVNQQRSDFEVFVSFKVGATSISVLRSVWQAYWLYENWNRLGNAFDQLTKSLLEMEDRFEDFIQQLNGSGWDTSQINLKVPREISLDELSPI; encoded by the exons ATGCCCTGGGGCGCTGTACAACTCTCGCTTCCTACTTGTGCTTTCGAGTCTTCTAGAAAGCCTCTGAATTTCAGACATTGCCACTTCCGAATCGCgtgctcctcctcctcctcctctgaATCCAACCTTCAAAAGggagatgaagatgaaaacCAAGCTGATCATGGCAG AAATCGAGGCCGACCTCACGTGATCTTAGTGGAGAGATATGGAAATGGCACTGCTAAGAG GTATGTGGTAGATGATGATTTGAAAGTGCAAACTTTTATCGAGGAGGAGCGTAGTTTAGTATCTAATAATTCTGAGAGCTCACATTTCTCCAACTCAACATTATCATGGCTTCCGGATATTGTCAAAGATTTTATCTTTCCTGCAGGTTTCCCAG GATCAGTTTCTGATGATTATTTGTTGTACATGTTGTTACAGTTCCCTACCAATGTAACTGCATGGATATGCCATACCTTAGTCACATCAAGTCTTCTAAAG GCTGTCGGTGTTGGCTCTTTCTCAGGCAGTACTGCTGCTGCTTCAGCAGCTGCCATCAG ATGGGTTTCGAAAGATGGAATTGGAGCTGTTGGACGCTTATTTATCG GTGGGCGATTTGGCAATGTTTTTGATGATGATCCAAAGCAGTGGCGCTTATATGCTGACTTTATTGGCAGTGCTGGAAG CATTTTCGACCTTACTACACCATTGTATCCTGCCTATTTCCTGCCATTGGCATCTCTTGGAAATCTTGCGAAG GCTGTTGCGAGAGGGCTAAAAGATCCTTCAAACCGTGTGATTCAAAATCATTTTGCAGTTGAGGGAAATCTGGGGGAGATAGCAGCAAAG GAGGAAGTTTGGGAAGTGGCTGCTCAACTGCTTGGCCTGGGTTTGGGCATACTGTTCCTA GATACACCAGGCCTTGTAAGAGCATACCCAGTATTGGCAACAACATGGATGGTCATGCGGCTTCTGCACCTTTGGTTACGCTATCAATCACTTTCAGTTCTCCAGTTTAACTCT TTAAATCTCAAGCGTGCTCGTATTCTGGTAAAATCTCATGTATTACACTCTATTGTACCTG gTTCTGTTGATTGCAATAGGGAAGAAAACATATTATTGTGGCCAAGATTCATGACACCACGAATTACATTTGGTGTTCCCTTGGAGGAGATGCTTTTTGGAGAGAGAACTGCTCCCATG TTGAAGGCACTTCTGGAGTTATACACAAAGGAGAAATATATTCTTGTAGTGAACCAACAAAGAAGCGACTTTGAGGTCTTTGTTTCATTCAAG GTTGGAGCTACGAGTATCTCAGTTTTACGCAGTGTTTGGCAGGCTTATTGGCTATATGAGAACTGGAATAGGTTAGGTAATGCATTTGACCAGCTTACAAAAAGCCTGCTGGAGATGGAAGATAGGTTTGAAGACTTCATCCAGCAGTTAAATGGAAGTGGATGGGATACAagtcaaattaatttgaaagtCCCCAGGGAAATCTCCCTTGATGAATTGAGCCCAATTTGA
- the LOC117631151 gene encoding probable envelope ADP,ATP carrier protein, chloroplastic isoform X1, which translates to MTAESKPIISWRSIPSLNASHCALTEAAELEPLWKTTQLSFTGGGGSGIRCNFACVSVIERVERRNEFAPTWAQLVKHPLAILACVPKDAALFAAGAVAGAAAKTVTAPLDRIKILMQTHGIRVGQQSAKKVISFLEAITMIGKEEGIKGYWKGNLPQVIRIIPYSAVQLFAYEAYKKLFRGKDGELSLVGRLAAGACAGMTSTFVTYPLDVLRLRLAVEPGYRTMSEIALNMLREEGVASFYYGLGPSLIGIAPYIAVNFCIFDLVKKSLPEEFQKKTEASLVTGLVSASLATLTCYPLDTVRRQMQMKGTPYKTVLDAIPGIVARDGLIGLYRGFLPNALKTLPNSSIRLTTYDMVKRLIATSQKEFQRIVEENRNKQQQKVVG; encoded by the exons ATGACTGCGGAATCCAAGCCCATTATCTCCTGGCGGAGCATCCCAAGCCTAAACGCCTCTCACTGCGCCCTCACTGAGGCCGCGGAGCTTGAGCCGTTATGGAAGACCACGCAGCTCAGCTTCACTGGTGGTGGTGGGAGTGGCATTCGTTGTAATTTTGCCTGCGTTTCGGTGATAGAGAGGGTAGAGCGGAGAAATGAATTCGCGCCTACCTGGGCTCAGCTGGTGAAGCATCCGCTGGCCATACTCGCTTGCGTTCCCAAAGACGCCGCGCTCTTCGCCGCCGGAGCCGTCGCTGGAGCCGCCGCCAAGACCGTCACGGCTCCGCTCGACCGCATCAAGATTCTTATGCAG ACTCATGGGATTCGAGTTGGGCAACAAAGCGCTAAGAAAGTTATCAGTTTTCTCGAG GCCATAACAATGATAGGGAAGGAAGAAGGGATTAAGGGGTACTGGAAAGGCAACCTTCCTCAG GTCATAAGGATTATCCCTTATAGTGCTGTCCAGCTTTTTGCGTATGAAGCTTATAAG AAACTCTTTAGGGGGAAAGATGGTGAGCTCTCTCTTGTTGGAAGACTTGCAGCAGGTGCTTGTGCTGGCATGACATCCACTTTT GTAACATACCCGTTGGATGTCCTGAGGTTACGCTTAGCAGTTGAACCAGGGTACCGAACTATGTCTGAG attgCCTTAAACATGCTAAGAGAGGAAGGAGTTGCATCCTTCTACTATGGTCTTGGACCTTCTCTTATTGGAATAGCTCCATATATTGCTGTGAACTTTTGCATTTTTGACTT GGTGAAGAAGTCTTTACCGGAggaatttcaaaagaaaactgaAGCATCTCTGGTAACAGGCTTGGTGTCAGCTTCCCTAGCCACACTCACATGCTATCCTTTGGATACCGTGAGAAGACAGATGCAAATGAAGGGCACACCTTACAAGACGGTTTTGGATGCCATTCCAG GTATTGTGGCCCGTGATGGACTTATAGGATTGTATAGGGGATTTTTGCCTAATGCTTTGAAAACTTTACCGAACAGCAG CATTAGGCTTACTACTTACGACATGGTCAAACGTCTAATTGCAACCAGTCAGAAAGAGTTTCAAAGAATTGTGGAGGAAAATCGCAATAAACAACAGCAAAAGGTCGTTGGTTAA
- the LOC117631297 gene encoding E3 ubiquitin-protein ligase AIRP2, translating to MFRVFDGRVFFMKKSGRSLETMRKSFKDSLKALEADIQFANTLASNYRGEYDGGCLQMRLSYSPAAQFILFLIQWTDCHLAGALGLLRILIYKAYEDGKTTMSIHERKASLKEFYSVIFPSLLQLQRGLTDVEDRKQKEIFSTKYKRKDQMDKGKLSEIDSEREEECGICMEMNSKVVLPNCSHSMCMKCYRDWRTRSQSCPFCRDSLKRVNSCDLWIYTSNNEIVDLSAISRQNLKRLFMYIDKLPLIVPNPAFVSYEPHR from the exons ATGTTTAGGGTCTTTGATGggagagttttttttatgaaaaaaagcGGAAGGAGCCTAGAAACAATGCGAAAGTCTTTCAAGGATTCTCTTAAGGCACTTGAAGCTGATATTCAGTTTGCCAATACTCT GGCTTCTAATTATCGAGGGGAATATGATGGTGGCTGCCTCCAAATGAGGTTATCCTACAGTCCAGCTGCTCAATTCATTCTGTTTCTTATTCAGTGGACCGATTGTCACCTTGCTGGAGCCCTGGGATTGCTTAGAATTCTTATATACAAG GCGTACGAGGATGGGAAGACCACTATGTctattcatgaaagaaaggcTAGTCTAAAGGAGTTCTACA GTGTGATATTTCCTTCATTGTTGCAACTTCAAAGAGGATTGACTGATGTAGAAGAtagaaaacagaaagaaattTTTTCCACTAAGTACAAGAGAAAAGATCAGATGGACAAAGGAAAGCTCTCTGAAATTGATTCCGAGCGAGAAGAAGAATGTGGTATTTGCATGGAGATGAACAGCAAGGTCGTATTGCCCAATTGCAGTCATTCTATGTGTATGAAGTGCTACCGGGACTG GCGTACGCGGTCGCAGTCGTGCCCCTTCTGCCGGGACAGCCTCAAAAGAGTCAACTCATGTGACCTTTGGATCTACACCAGCAACAATGAGATTGTTGACCTGTCTGCAATCTCTAGGCAGAACTTAAAGAGACTTTTTATGTACATTGATAAGCTGCCTCTCATTGTTCCAAATCCTGCATTTGTTTCCTATGAGCCTCATCGATGA
- the LOC117631151 gene encoding probable envelope ADP,ATP carrier protein, chloroplastic isoform X2 — translation MTAESKPIISWRSIPSLNASHCALTEAAELEPLWKTTQLSFTGGGGSGIRCNFACVSVIERVERRNEFAPTWAQLVKHPLAILACVPKDAALFAAGAVAGAAAKTVTAPLDRIKILMQTHGIRVGQQSAKKVISFLEAITMIGKEEGIKGYWKGNLPQVIRIIPYSAVQLFAYEAYKKLFRGKDGELSLVGRLAAGACAGMTSTFVTYPLDVLRLRLAVEPGYRTMSEIALNMLREEGVASFYYGLGPSLIGIAPYIAVNFCIFDLVKKSLPEEFQKKTEASLVTGLVSASLATLTCYPLDTVRRQMQMKGTPYKTVLDAIPALGLLLTTWSNV, via the exons ATGACTGCGGAATCCAAGCCCATTATCTCCTGGCGGAGCATCCCAAGCCTAAACGCCTCTCACTGCGCCCTCACTGAGGCCGCGGAGCTTGAGCCGTTATGGAAGACCACGCAGCTCAGCTTCACTGGTGGTGGTGGGAGTGGCATTCGTTGTAATTTTGCCTGCGTTTCGGTGATAGAGAGGGTAGAGCGGAGAAATGAATTCGCGCCTACCTGGGCTCAGCTGGTGAAGCATCCGCTGGCCATACTCGCTTGCGTTCCCAAAGACGCCGCGCTCTTCGCCGCCGGAGCCGTCGCTGGAGCCGCCGCCAAGACCGTCACGGCTCCGCTCGACCGCATCAAGATTCTTATGCAG ACTCATGGGATTCGAGTTGGGCAACAAAGCGCTAAGAAAGTTATCAGTTTTCTCGAG GCCATAACAATGATAGGGAAGGAAGAAGGGATTAAGGGGTACTGGAAAGGCAACCTTCCTCAG GTCATAAGGATTATCCCTTATAGTGCTGTCCAGCTTTTTGCGTATGAAGCTTATAAG AAACTCTTTAGGGGGAAAGATGGTGAGCTCTCTCTTGTTGGAAGACTTGCAGCAGGTGCTTGTGCTGGCATGACATCCACTTTT GTAACATACCCGTTGGATGTCCTGAGGTTACGCTTAGCAGTTGAACCAGGGTACCGAACTATGTCTGAG attgCCTTAAACATGCTAAGAGAGGAAGGAGTTGCATCCTTCTACTATGGTCTTGGACCTTCTCTTATTGGAATAGCTCCATATATTGCTGTGAACTTTTGCATTTTTGACTT GGTGAAGAAGTCTTTACCGGAggaatttcaaaagaaaactgaAGCATCTCTGGTAACAGGCTTGGTGTCAGCTTCCCTAGCCACACTCACATGCTATCCTTTGGATACCGTGAGAAGACAGATGCAAATGAAGGGCACACCTTACAAGACGGTTTTGGATGCCATTCCAG CATTAGGCTTACTACTTACGACATGGTCAAACGTCTAA